In a genomic window of Magnolia sinica isolate HGM2019 chromosome 16, MsV1, whole genome shotgun sequence:
- the LOC131228750 gene encoding probable 1-acyl-sn-glycerol-3-phosphate acyltransferase 5: MNGSAASEGDGSNKYRNPTEVCNLPNSSDGPRHRPLTPLRVLRGVLCLVVLLSTAFMTLVYWAPMTAVMLRLFSIRYSRRATSILFGTWLALWPFLFEKINQTKVVFAGETVPERERVLLLANHRTEVDWMYLWDLALRKGRLGYIKYILKSSLMKLPIFGWGFHILEFISVERKWKIDEPMMHRMLSTFVDPRDPLWLAVFPEGTDFTEEKCIRSQKFQAENGLPILKNVLCPKTKGFHACVEALRNSLDAVYDVTIGYKHRCPHFMDNVFGVDPSEVHLHIRRIPLKDIPTSENEAAAWLMEAFRLKDQLLSNFTTKGHFPDQGTEGDLSTLKCLVNVVVVIALTSICTYVTIFSSVWFKIYVALSCVYLATATYFNLRPSPILGSVKSLFCGKKFN; this comes from the exons ATGAATGGTTCAGCTGCTAGTGAGGGTGATGGTTCAAACAAATATAGGAATCCAACGGAAGTTTGCAACCTTCCCAATTCAAGTGACGGGCCACGACACCGCCCTTTAACTCCGTTAAGGGTTTTACGGGGTGTGTTATGTCTTGTAGTACTACTTTCAACAGCATTTATGACTTTAGTCTACTGGGCTCCCATGACAGCTGTCATGTTGCGGCTTTTCAGTATTCGTTATAGCAGGAGAGCAACATCCATCCTGTTTGGCACATGGTTAGCTTTGTGGCCCTTTCTATTTGAGAAGATAAACCAGACAAAAGTGGTTTTTGCTGGAGAAACTGTTCCTGAGAGGGAACGAGTCTTGCTTCTTGCGAACCATAGAACTGAGGTTGACTGGATGTATTTGTGGGACCTTGCACTGCGAAAAGGTCGTTTGGGGTATATTAAGTACATCCTTAAGAGCAGCCTGATGAAATTACCCATCTTTGGTTGGGGCTTTCACATTCTCGAGTTCATATCAGTGGAGAGGAAGTGGAAAATCGATGAGCCAATGATGCATCGGATGCTTTCGACTTTTGTGGATCCTCGAGATCCCCTTTGGCTTGCTGTTTTCCCCGAAGGCACCGACTTTAC CGAAGAGAAGTGCATTCGTAGTCAAAAGTTTCAAGCTGAGAATGGCTTGCCCATCCTAAAGAATGTGCTTTGTCCGAAGACGAAAGGTTTCCATGCCTGTGTGGAAGCTCTTAGGAACTCCTTAGATGCAG TTTATGATGTTACTATTGGATACAAGCACCGCTGCCCACATTTCATGGACAATGTCTTTGGCGTGGATCCTTCTGAAGTTCACCTCCACATTCGGCGTATCCCGCTCAAAGACATCCCTACATCCGAAAATGAGGCTGCCGCTTGGTTGATGGAGGCGTTCCGGCTCAAGGATCAGCTGCTCTCCAATTTTACCACCAAAGGCCATTTCCCTGATCAAGGAACAGAAGGAGATCTTTCTACATTGAAATGCCTGGTAAATGTTGTGGTGGTTATTGCATTAACCAGCATATGCACTTATGTCACAATTTTCTCATCCGTCTGGTTCAAAATATATGTAGCTTTGAGCTGTGTCTATCTTGCAACTGCAACCTACTTCAATCTTCGTCCATCTCCTATTCTAGGCTCAGTGAAATCCTTGTTTTGCGGCAAGAAATTCAATTAG
- the LOC131229649 gene encoding pathogenesis-related thaumatin-like protein 3.5: MKNRNIKIQSFCAPRLSTIVMAILKRLSLLLTLLLVGSPAWATIFTLQNHCNYTIWPGTLTGNGATVLGGGGFSLPAGASTSFPAPPNWSGRFWARTGCTFDASGHGNCTTGNCGGMLKCTGGGVPPVTLAEFTLGGSSSAKDFYDVSLVDGFNIGVGVKPSGGGTGDCQYAGCHADLNGSCPAELQIVESGSVVACKSACAAFGTPEYCCTGAHSSPSTCGPTRYSELFKNSCPTAYSYAYDDASSTCTCAGSDYLITFCPTGQ; the protein is encoded by the exons ATGAAGAACCGCAATATAAAAATACAAAGCTTCTGTGCACCCCGTCTGTCTACAATCGTAATGGCGATTCTGAAAAGGCTGTCTCTCCTTCTAACTCTCCTCCTTGTTG GTAGCCCAGCTTGGGCCACCATCTTCACGCTCCAAAATCACTGCAACTACACCATCTGGCCGGGCACACTCACCGGCAACGGTGCCACCGTCCTCGGTGGCGGCGGCTTCTCTCTGCCAGCTGGCGCATCGACGTCCTTCCCAGCCCCACCCAACTGGTCTGGCCGTTTCTGGGCCCGCACGGGCTGCACCTTCGATGCATCCGGCCATGGTAACTGCACCACCGGCAACTGTGGCGGCATGCTAAAATGCACCGGTGGCGGCGTACCTCCCGTCACCCTCGCCGAATTCACCCTCGGCGGCAGTTCCAGTGCAAAGGACTTCTACGATGTCAGCCTCGTTGACGGCTTCAACATTGGTGTTGGAGTGAAACCGTCCGGTGGCGGGACCGGCGACTGCCAGTATGCCGGTTGCCACGCCGACCTGAACGGCAGCTGCCCCGCGGAACTACAGATAGTCGAGTCAGGCTCAGTGGTCGCGTGTAAAAGTGCGTGTGCAGCGTTTGGCACGCCCGAGTACTGCTGCACGGGCGCACATTCGTCACCGTCCACCTGCGGGCCCACCCGATACTCGGAGCTCTTCAAGAATTCATGTCCGACGGCTTACAGCTATGCATATGATGATGCGTCGAGCACGTGCACGTGTGCCGGATCGGATTATCTGATCACCTTCTGCCCCACTGGACAGTGA